Below is a genomic region from Candidatus Hydrogenedentota bacterium.
CGTTGTCCCGGGGACAACAGCACGAGCGAGCGAGCCGCGCGATCGAGCCGCCGCCGCAACAGGCGGATACGGTCTTCGACGCGGTCTTCGATGCGCATGCGGAGTTCGTCGACCCGCTGCCGGCGCTGGCGGACCAGTTCTTCGGGACGGCGAAAAACGTAGCTCGACATGGCCAGCGAGAGACGCGACTTGGTGCGCTCCAGTTGGCGCGCGAGCGACTTGCCCATGCGCGCGCCCAGTAGGCGCACTTGCTCGACGAGCGCTTCCTGTTCCTGCACTACCAGTTCCGCCGCGGCAGACGGCGTCGGCGCGCGAAGGTCGGCGGCGAAATCGGCGAGCGTGAAATCGATCTCGTGTCCGACGGCGGAGATGATTGGCGTCTTCGCGTTGTAAATTGCGCGCACGACGATCTCCTCGTTGAACGGCCACAGGTCCTCGAGCGAGCCGCCGCCACGCCCGACAATCATCACGTCCACACCATAGCCGTCAAGCGCTTTGATCCCCGCGACAATCTCCTGCGCGGCCTCTTCGCCCTGCACACGCGCGGGATAGATGAGGATGTGGACGTGCGCGAACCGCCGGTTGATGACGTTGAGGATGTCGCGGATCGCCGCGCCCGTCGGCGATGTAACGATCCCGATGCGGCGGGGGAGGAGGGGCAACGGCTTCTTGTGCTCCTCGTCGAACAGCCCTTCTTCACCGAGTTTTTTCTTGAGCTGCTCAAACGCGAGTTGCAGCGCGCCCACCCCTTTGGGGTGCATCTCCTCGCAGACGATCTGATAGTTGCCGCGTTTTTCGTAGACGGTGACCAAACCCATCACCACCACTTCGAGCCCGCTATCGGGCCGGAACTGCAGCTTCATCATCCGCCCGCGAAACATGACGGCGTCAATCTGGCTCTCGGCGTCCTTCAACGTGAAGTACGCGTGCCCGGCCGGCGACACGCGCCAATTGGAGATTTCACCGGAGACCCACACGTTGCCGACCTGCGTCTCCAGCAGGTCCTTCACTCGCCGTGTGAGTTGCGCGACGGAGAGTATTTCGGGTTTCTCGATAGACATTAGGACGGGTCGGCGTACGGATTTACCTGCCTGAGCCCCGGAATGTTCTTGAAGTCAGCGATATTGCGGGTGGCGAGTTCCATGTCGTGTACGAGGGCTGTGCCCGCAACGATGGCATCCGCCAAACCCATGAGTCGCTGTTGCCGCATCTGAATGGCGCGATCGATGACACTCTCCGTCAGGTCCAGCGATTTGAGTGACAACAATAGATCGCGCAATCGCTGCTTTGAGGTCTCAGACATATCGCGGAATCCGGGATAACCCAGAACCCCGATCCGGGTCACACTTGCGATTGCGATGCCTCTTGAAGCAATGAAATCCTTGCACAGGGTATCGGATGGATGGACCGCATAGATCAGGATGTTGCTGTCGCAGAGCACAATCTATTCTATGTCCGGCAGAGGTCTGTCCTGTCTTTGCTTGCGCTGCCATGCGACAGGATCAGGAACAATCTTTGCGACCTCCCCGAGTTCCCGGAGTTCATCGAGCGCGGCGCGGCGCACCGCGAGTATCTCAGGCGCTGGAACCGGAATCTTCTGGCGTGGCTCAATGGCCGCACACAATGTGGCCGTGATAGCGACTTTGCCGTGGCGCAACGACTCCGGCAGCGGGACGTGCAGGG
It encodes:
- a CDS encoding type II toxin-antitoxin system VapC family toxin, whose protein sequence is MLCDSNILIYAVHPSDTLCKDFIASRGIAIASVTRIGVLGYPGFRDMSETSKQRLRDLLLSLKSLDLTESVIDRAIQMRQQRLMGLADAIVAGTALVHDMELATRNIADFKNIPGLRQVNPYADPS
- a CDS encoding exodeoxyribonuclease VII large subunit, producing MSIEKPEILSVAQLTRRVKDLLETQVGNVWVSGEISNWRVSPAGHAYFTLKDAESQIDAVMFRGRMMKLQFRPDSGLEVVVMGLVTVYEKRGNYQIVCEEMHPKGVGALQLAFEQLKKKLGEEGLFDEEHKKPLPLLPRRIGIVTSPTGAAIRDILNVINRRFAHVHILIYPARVQGEEAAQEIVAGIKALDGYGVDVMIVGRGGGSLEDLWPFNEEIVVRAIYNAKTPIISAVGHEIDFTLADFAADLRAPTPSAAAELVVQEQEALVEQVRLLGARMGKSLARQLERTKSRLSLAMSSYVFRRPEELVRQRRQRVDELRMRIEDRVEDRIRLLRRRLDRAARSLVLLSPGQRIHAARLELGTKVQRIVNAAHVAVSNARGRFQPLVAQLDALSPLAVLSRGYALAWKLPSRKLVRDVQQLAPNDKLEVRFGRGSANVTVDRIAEEPSNG